A single Prevotella sp. E15-22 DNA region contains:
- a CDS encoding Na(+)-translocating NADH-quinone reductase subunit A: protein MANVIRLRKGLDIHLQGKAEETKMNLKSNGHFALVPDDFEGVVPKVVVREGDVVKAGDALFVNKLYPEVRFASPVSGKVTAVERGERRKVLCVKVEADSQQQYVDFGKKDVQKMDGKAVVDALLEAGLFGYIDQLPYAISTNPSVMPKAIFVSALRDKPLASSFEFEVKGQEVDFQTGLTALSKIAKTYLGVGIGSCLETVKDVEVNVFKGKCPAGNVGVQVNNIDPVNKGEVVWTIGDPSVVLFIGRLLNTGKVVLTRTVALCGSEVKKPCYVDMLVGEELSTLLSNSFDADHSVRIINGNVLTGRVASKDSFLGAHSSEITVIPEGDDNNEMLGWIMPRFGQFSVNRSYFSWLFGKKEYALDARVKGGERHMIMSGEYDKVLPMDIYGEYLIKAIIAGDIDKMEQLGIYEVAPEDFALAEFVDSSKLELQRIVREGLNNLRKENA from the coding sequence ATGGCAAATGTTATTAGGCTACGCAAAGGCTTAGACATTCACCTTCAAGGAAAAGCTGAGGAAACGAAAATGAACCTCAAGTCGAACGGGCATTTCGCTTTGGTGCCTGACGATTTTGAGGGTGTCGTTCCCAAGGTCGTTGTCCGTGAAGGTGACGTGGTCAAAGCCGGGGATGCTTTGTTCGTTAACAAACTCTATCCCGAAGTTCGCTTCGCTTCGCCTGTTAGCGGTAAGGTGACCGCAGTGGAACGTGGTGAACGTCGCAAGGTGCTCTGCGTGAAGGTAGAGGCCGACAGTCAGCAACAGTATGTAGATTTTGGTAAGAAGGATGTGCAGAAAATGGACGGTAAAGCTGTCGTTGATGCTCTGCTTGAGGCTGGTCTCTTTGGCTATATCGACCAGCTGCCCTATGCCATCTCTACTAATCCTTCGGTGATGCCGAAGGCTATCTTCGTTTCAGCTCTTCGTGACAAGCCTTTGGCTAGTAGCTTTGAGTTTGAGGTGAAGGGTCAAGAGGTTGACTTCCAGACAGGTCTTACTGCACTCTCAAAGATCGCCAAAACATATCTGGGTGTAGGCATTGGCTCGTGTCTCGAGACTGTGAAGGACGTTGAGGTGAACGTGTTTAAAGGCAAGTGTCCTGCAGGTAACGTAGGTGTACAGGTGAATAATATCGACCCAGTGAACAAGGGTGAGGTGGTGTGGACCATCGGTGACCCCTCTGTGGTACTCTTCATCGGTCGTCTGCTGAATACGGGTAAGGTTGTCTTGACTCGCACTGTAGCTCTTTGTGGTAGTGAGGTGAAGAAACCTTGTTACGTGGATATGCTAGTGGGTGAGGAGCTCTCTACGTTGCTCTCTAACAGTTTTGATGCAGACCACTCGGTGCGTATCATTAATGGTAACGTGCTGACGGGCCGTGTTGCATCGAAGGATAGTTTCCTGGGAGCTCACAGTTCAGAGATTACCGTGATTCCCGAGGGTGACGATAACAACGAGATGTTGGGATGGATCATGCCCCGCTTCGGTCAGTTCTCTGTGAACCGCAGCTACTTCTCTTGGCTCTTCGGTAAGAAGGAGTATGCTTTGGATGCCCGTGTGAAGGGTGGCGAGCGTCATATGATTATGAGTGGCGAGTATGATAAAGTGCTGCCTATGGATATCTATGGCGAATACCTCATTAAAGCTATCATCGCTGGCGATATCGATAAGATGGAGCAGTTGGGTATCTATGAGGTCGCTCCTGAGGACTTCGCTTTGGCTGAGTTTGTGGACTCTTCGAAGTTGGAACTTCAGCGCATTGTCCGTGAAGGATTGAATAATTTACGTAAAGAAAACGCATAA
- a CDS encoding NADH:ubiquinone reductase (Na(+)-transporting) subunit B: MKALRNYLDKIKPAFEKEGKLHAFRSLFDGFETFLFVPNTTAKKGVHIHDAIDSKRIMSMVVIALMPAMLFGMYNVGYQNAIASGLNASFMDMFIFGLLAVLPKILVSYVVGLGIEFAWAQWKNEEIQEGFLVSGILIPLIVPVNLPLWMLAIAVAFAVIIGKEIFGGTGMNIFNPALLCRAFLFFAYPQKMTGDQAWIADSPIFGFGGQVPDGFSGATPLANLSDYNFTMDAVYGLIPGSIGETSVIAIAIGAVILLITGIASWKTMLSVFVGGILTGLMFENLEMTPIHWYEHIALGGFCFGAVFMATDPVTSCRTECGKWVYGFLIGAVAIVVRVMNPGFPEGMMLAILLMNMFAPAIDYFVVDRNISKRLKRGGSK; encoded by the coding sequence ATGAAAGCACTAAGAAATTATCTCGATAAGATAAAACCCGCCTTTGAGAAGGAGGGTAAACTGCACGCTTTCCGTAGCCTCTTCGATGGTTTTGAGACCTTCCTTTTTGTGCCCAATACAACGGCTAAAAAGGGCGTCCATATCCACGATGCGATCGACTCGAAGCGTATTATGAGTATGGTGGTTATCGCCTTGATGCCTGCTATGCTATTTGGAATGTATAACGTTGGTTATCAGAATGCTATTGCATCTGGATTGAATGCTTCCTTTATGGATATGTTCATCTTTGGTCTGTTGGCTGTGCTGCCAAAGATTCTGGTTTCCTATGTTGTTGGTCTAGGTATTGAGTTTGCCTGGGCTCAGTGGAAGAACGAAGAGATTCAGGAAGGATTCCTCGTGTCAGGTATTCTTATTCCTCTGATTGTTCCCGTCAACCTGCCCTTGTGGATGTTGGCCATTGCCGTTGCATTCGCAGTTATCATTGGTAAGGAGATTTTCGGTGGAACAGGTATGAATATATTCAATCCCGCTCTGCTCTGCCGTGCATTTCTCTTCTTTGCTTATCCTCAGAAGATGACTGGCGATCAGGCTTGGATTGCAGACAGTCCTATCTTTGGCTTTGGCGGTCAGGTGCCCGATGGCTTTTCTGGCGCAACTCCATTGGCCAACCTCAGCGACTACAACTTTACGATGGACGCCGTTTACGGTTTGATTCCTGGTTCTATTGGTGAGACTAGTGTTATTGCTATCGCTATAGGTGCTGTGATCCTGCTTATTACGGGTATAGCTTCTTGGAAAACCATGCTCAGTGTCTTTGTGGGCGGTATTCTTACGGGCTTGATGTTTGAGAACCTTGAAATGACTCCTATTCACTGGTATGAACACATTGCATTGGGTGGCTTCTGCTTCGGTGCAGTGTTTATGGCTACCGACCCTGTTACCTCATGCCGCACCGAGTGTGGCAAGTGGGTTTACGGTTTCTTGATTGGTGCCGTTGCCATTGTGGTTCGCGTAATGAACCCCGGTTTTCCAGAGGGCATGATGTTGGCAATCCTGCTGATGAATATGTTTGCACCTGCTATTGACTACTTTGTGGTTGATCGCAATATCTCAAAACGTTTGAAGAGAGGAGGTTCAAAATGA
- a CDS encoding FMN-binding protein encodes MKLNTNSNAYIIIYSAIMVLIVAFLLAFVSQTLKPMQDKNVALDTEKQILNSLNMRGLSDDDAHATYEKIVKYDEAQNVYVCTLENGDVKYVLPLKGQGMWGGISAFLAIDSDKNTVYGAYFNHESETAGLGAEIKDNAAWQAKFQGKKIFADETKETLALSVEKAVNNETTVDAVTGATVTSTAVSKMLKDQLAKYMDFLKN; translated from the coding sequence ATGAAACTAAATACTAATTCTAACGCGTACATTATTATATATAGTGCGATTATGGTACTTATCGTAGCATTCTTGTTGGCTTTCGTCTCTCAGACGCTGAAGCCCATGCAGGACAAGAACGTAGCTCTTGATACAGAGAAGCAGATTCTGAATTCTCTGAATATGCGTGGACTGAGTGACGATGATGCTCATGCTACCTATGAGAAAATTGTGAAGTATGACGAGGCTCAGAACGTCTATGTATGCACTCTCGAGAATGGTGACGTGAAATATGTATTACCCCTCAAGGGGCAGGGCATGTGGGGCGGCATCAGCGCTTTTCTGGCTATCGATAGCGACAAGAATACTGTTTATGGTGCCTACTTCAACCATGAGAGTGAGACTGCCGGTCTAGGTGCAGAGATTAAGGACAACGCCGCTTGGCAGGCCAAGTTCCAGGGCAAGAAGATCTTTGCTGATGAGACAAAGGAAACACTGGCTCTGTCTGTAGAGAAAGCTGTCAACAACGAAACAACGGTCGATGCCGTTACTGGTGCTACCGTTACTTCTACGGCTGTCAGTAAGATGCTGAAGGACCAGTTGGCCAAGTATATGGACTTTTTAAAGAACTAA
- a CDS encoding NADH:ubiquinone reductase (Na(+)-transporting) subunit D, protein MALFSKQNKEAFTNPLNLDHPILVQVLGICSALAVTSQLKPAIVMGLAVTVITAFANVIISIIRNTIPTRIRIVVQLVVVAALVTIVSQILKAYVYDVSVQLSVYVGLIITNCILMGRLEAFAMQNKPWPSFLDGVGNGLGYAMILIIVGAVREFFGRGSLLGFQIIDCKDFNNGMMTMPAMALILVGIVIWVHRAYFYKEK, encoded by the coding sequence ATGGCACTATTTAGTAAGCAAAATAAAGAGGCGTTCACCAATCCGTTGAACCTCGACCACCCAATCCTCGTACAGGTGTTGGGTATCTGCTCGGCGCTTGCTGTGACTAGTCAGTTGAAGCCTGCTATTGTGATGGGTTTGGCTGTGACTGTTATTACGGCTTTTGCCAATGTAATTATCTCTATTATCCGCAATACCATTCCTACACGTATCCGTATCGTGGTACAGTTGGTTGTTGTGGCTGCTTTGGTGACTATCGTCAGTCAGATTCTCAAGGCTTATGTCTATGATGTTAGTGTACAGCTCTCTGTCTATGTGGGTCTGATTATCACCAACTGTATCCTGATGGGACGTCTGGAGGCGTTCGCCATGCAGAACAAGCCTTGGCCTTCGTTCCTCGATGGTGTGGGCAATGGTCTAGGCTATGCCATGATTCTGATTATCGTGGGTGCTGTGCGCGAGTTCTTCGGACGTGGCTCTCTGTTGGGCTTCCAGATTATTGATTGTAAGGACTTTAATAATGGCATGATGACGATGCCTGCTATGGCGCTGATCCTCGTGGGTATTGTTATCTGGGTACACCGTGCTTATTTTTATAAGGAGAAGTAA
- the nqrE gene encoding NADH:ubiquinone reductase (Na(+)-transporting) subunit E: MEHAISLFFRSIFVDNMIFAFFLGMCSFLAVSKNVKTSLGLGMAVTFVLFVTVPVDYLLQTKVLSEDGIFGMDLSYLSFILFIAVIAGIVQLVEMIVEKYSPSLYAALGIFLPLIAVNCAIMGASLFMQQRILLDPSETKAITSIGDAVVYALGSGIGWTLAIVAMGAIREKMQYSDVPKPLQGLGITFITVGLMAMAMMCFSGLKI; encoded by the coding sequence ATGGAACACGCAATATCATTATTCTTCCGTTCGATTTTTGTCGACAACATGATCTTTGCTTTCTTCCTGGGCATGTGTTCGTTCCTTGCCGTTTCGAAGAATGTGAAGACGTCATTGGGACTGGGAATGGCAGTAACTTTCGTGCTGTTTGTTACCGTACCTGTTGACTATTTGCTCCAGACAAAGGTGCTCTCTGAGGATGGCATCTTCGGTATGGACCTCTCATATTTGTCGTTCATCCTGTTCATTGCCGTTATCGCCGGTATCGTGCAGTTGGTCGAGATGATCGTAGAGAAGTACTCACCTTCGCTCTATGCTGCACTGGGTATCTTCCTCCCTTTGATTGCCGTTAACTGTGCCATCATGGGTGCCTCGCTCTTCATGCAGCAACGCATCCTGCTTGATCCCAGCGAGACAAAGGCTATCACTAGCATCGGTGACGCCGTAGTCTATGCTTTGGGTTCTGGTATTGGCTGGACATTGGCTATCGTGGCAATGGGTGCCATTCGTGAGAAGATGCAGTATAGCGATGTGCCCAAACCCCTGCAGGGTCTCGGCATCACGTTTATTACTGTGGGTCTGATGGCTATGGCCATGATGTGTTTTAGTGGACTTAAAATCTAA
- the nqrF gene encoding NADH:ubiquinone reductase (Na(+)-transporting) subunit F encodes MFILNSIIVFLVTIIAIVIILLVAKKYLSPSGNVNITVNGDRVLNVPQGNNLMATLNENGIFLPSACGGKASCGQCKVQVLEGGGEILDSEKPHFTRKQIKDHWRLGCQCKVKGDLKIHVDESILGVKEYECTVISNKNVATFIKEFKVQLPAGAHMDFLPGSYAQIRIPKFDCIDYDKDFDKSLIGDEYLPAWEKFGLFPLKCKNPEDTIRAYSMANYPAEGDVFMLTVRIATPPFKADRSGFMDVNPGIASSYIFSLKPGDKVIMSGPFGDFHPHFDSKKEMIWVGGGAGMAPLRAQIMHMTKTLHTTDREMHYFYGARALNEVFYLDDFLGLEKEFPNFHFHLALDRPDPAADAAGVKYTPGFVHQVMLNTYLKDHEAPEDIEYYMCGPGPMSKAVVSMLDSLGVDPESIMYDNFGG; translated from the coding sequence ATGTTTATATTAAATAGTATTATCGTTTTCCTGGTGACGATTATCGCTATCGTCATCATTCTGCTTGTAGCGAAGAAATATCTTTCGCCCAGCGGTAATGTTAATATCACCGTGAATGGTGACCGTGTGCTCAATGTTCCTCAAGGTAATAACTTGATGGCTACGCTCAACGAGAACGGCATCTTCTTGCCTTCTGCTTGTGGTGGTAAGGCCTCATGCGGCCAGTGTAAGGTACAGGTTCTTGAGGGTGGCGGCGAGATTCTTGATAGTGAGAAACCCCATTTTACTCGTAAGCAAATTAAGGACCATTGGCGTCTGGGTTGCCAGTGTAAGGTTAAAGGTGATCTTAAAATCCATGTTGACGAGTCTATCTTGGGCGTTAAAGAGTATGAGTGTACCGTTATCTCTAACAAGAACGTGGCTACCTTCATTAAGGAGTTTAAGGTGCAACTGCCTGCTGGTGCCCATATGGATTTTCTGCCAGGTTCTTATGCCCAGATTCGTATTCCTAAGTTTGATTGTATCGACTATGATAAGGATTTCGACAAAAGTTTGATTGGTGACGAGTACCTGCCAGCTTGGGAGAAGTTTGGGCTCTTCCCCTTGAAGTGTAAGAATCCAGAGGATACCATCCGCGCATACTCAATGGCCAACTATCCTGCTGAGGGCGACGTGTTCATGTTGACCGTACGTATCGCTACTCCTCCGTTTAAGGCCGACCGTTCGGGCTTCATGGACGTGAATCCTGGTATCGCTTCGTCTTACATTTTCTCGCTTAAACCAGGCGATAAGGTGATTATGAGCGGACCTTTCGGCGACTTCCACCCACACTTCGATTCGAAGAAGGAGATGATTTGGGTTGGTGGTGGTGCTGGTATGGCTCCTCTGCGTGCTCAAATTATGCACATGACAAAGACACTGCACACCACCGATCGCGAGATGCATTATTTCTATGGTGCTCGTGCACTGAACGAAGTGTTCTATCTTGATGACTTCCTTGGATTGGAGAAGGAATTCCCCAATTTCCATTTCCATTTGGCTTTGGACCGTCCTGATCCCGCAGCCGATGCTGCAGGTGTGAAGTACACTCCAGGCTTCGTTCATCAAGTGATGTTGAATACTTATTTGAAGGATCATGAAGCCCCCGAGGACATTGAGTACTACATGTGTGGTCCTGGTCCCATGTCGAAAGCTGTGGTTTCAATGCTTGATTCTCTTGGTGTGGATCCTGAGTCAATCATGTATGATAACTTTGGAGGATAA
- a CDS encoding sugar phosphate nucleotidyltransferase, producing the protein MLKLFVPGRLCLFGEHTDWAGHYRTMNADILPGAAIVTGIEQGVYAEVEKSTVFEVYSTAKQMEGMWSDFSCPMDEQALKRVARSGDFFRYCAGVASYMLEWYKVGGVRITITDMTLPMKSGLSSSAAICVLVARAFNLIYKLNLNTMGEMNIAYVGELRTSSRCGRLDQACAFGVKPNLMTFDGDEIEVQTLNVKKPLYWVFADLCAGKNTIKILADLNKAYPFPANEQERKLHEALGVKNTEFVQRAIQYMANGEVEQLGLLMTETEAVFNAQVAPMCPEELTAPKLHAILNDKHVKTLTYGGKGVGSHGDGAVQFLTKDPNCQQQLVEYLNNLGMRAYCLTIKPVHTVRKAIIPVAGLGTRLYPATRCLKKDFFPIPCPDGMVRPVILILLEELIQSGIEEICLVLGSEEERKLYREFFDHPLSSEHFNKLNAESQEYENRILDIGKHLYYVIQTEKRGFGHAVYQAANFAKGEPVLLMLGDTLSRSMTNKPCALQLIEAYERYNKLMLGVYPVPLTMVSHFGIMSGVWEDKDERVLHVNTFVEKPKASYAEEFLGVKNKKGEKEYCSVFGQYILTPEVFMQLGADIAAADASGDFSKEIELTSALEAVRSRSGMIGLRLKGYRYDMGNPSALVETVVEYSKKL; encoded by the coding sequence ATGTTGAAGCTATTTGTACCGGGCAGATTGTGCCTGTTTGGAGAGCATACCGATTGGGCTGGTCATTATAGGACGATGAATGCTGATATTCTTCCTGGCGCTGCCATTGTGACAGGTATTGAGCAAGGTGTCTATGCGGAGGTTGAAAAGTCGACAGTTTTTGAAGTCTATAGTACGGCAAAGCAAATGGAAGGTATGTGGAGTGACTTCTCTTGCCCTATGGATGAACAAGCATTGAAGCGTGTCGCTCGTTCGGGTGATTTTTTCCGATACTGTGCTGGAGTGGCTTCATATATGCTAGAATGGTATAAAGTTGGTGGCGTGCGCATTACTATCACAGATATGACACTTCCGATGAAAAGTGGTCTTTCTTCATCGGCTGCCATTTGTGTACTGGTTGCACGAGCCTTTAATCTGATTTATAAGCTGAACCTTAATACTATGGGCGAGATGAATATCGCCTATGTTGGAGAGCTGAGAACCTCTTCGCGTTGTGGACGTCTCGATCAGGCTTGTGCTTTTGGCGTTAAACCTAACCTAATGACTTTTGATGGCGATGAAATAGAAGTTCAGACCCTAAATGTAAAGAAGCCGCTTTATTGGGTTTTTGCTGACTTATGTGCAGGAAAAAATACAATTAAAATCTTAGCAGACCTAAACAAGGCATACCCTTTTCCTGCCAATGAACAAGAAAGAAAGCTTCATGAGGCGCTTGGCGTGAAGAATACGGAATTTGTCCAACGTGCTATTCAGTATATGGCTAATGGCGAAGTGGAACAGTTAGGCTTGCTGATGACGGAAACCGAAGCCGTTTTTAATGCTCAGGTTGCGCCAATGTGCCCAGAGGAACTAACTGCACCCAAACTGCATGCCATTCTTAACGATAAACACGTTAAAACACTGACTTATGGTGGTAAAGGTGTTGGTTCTCACGGAGATGGCGCCGTTCAGTTTCTAACTAAGGATCCTAATTGCCAACAGCAGTTGGTTGAGTACTTGAACAACCTAGGCATGCGTGCCTATTGTCTTACAATTAAGCCTGTTCATACGGTCCGTAAAGCGATTATTCCTGTGGCTGGTTTGGGTACACGTCTTTATCCAGCTACACGCTGTCTAAAAAAAGATTTTTTCCCTATTCCATGCCCTGATGGGATGGTGCGTCCCGTTATTCTGATTCTGTTAGAGGAACTTATTCAAAGTGGAATCGAAGAAATCTGTTTGGTATTGGGGAGTGAAGAGGAACGTAAGTTATATCGTGAATTCTTTGATCACCCATTGAGCTCCGAGCATTTCAATAAATTGAATGCAGAATCTCAAGAGTATGAAAATAGAATTCTTGATATCGGCAAACATTTGTATTATGTAATCCAAACAGAGAAGCGTGGCTTTGGTCATGCAGTATATCAAGCGGCAAATTTTGCAAAGGGTGAGCCCGTGTTACTTATGTTGGGTGATACTTTGAGTCGTTCCATGACAAATAAACCTTGTGCTTTGCAGTTGATAGAGGCATATGAGCGTTATAATAAGCTTATGTTGGGTGTCTATCCAGTTCCTTTGACAATGGTGAGCCACTTTGGTATCATGAGTGGAGTTTGGGAAGATAAAGATGAACGCGTCTTACATGTAAACACATTTGTTGAGAAACCAAAAGCAAGCTATGCAGAAGAGTTCTTAGGTGTGAAAAACAAAAAGGGCGAAAAAGAGTATTGTTCGGTATTTGGACAATATATCCTAACTCCAGAAGTTTTTATGCAGCTAGGAGCAGATATTGCGGCAGCGGATGCATCGGGTGATTTTTCTAAAGAAATTGAACTCACATCTGCGTTGGAAGCAGTCCGTAGCCGTTCGGGTATGATAGGTTTGCGTTTGAAAGGCTATCGTTATGATATGGGAAACCCGTCAGCATTGGTTGAAACGGTGGTGGAATATTCTAAAAAGTTATAA
- the map gene encoding type I methionyl aminopeptidase, which yields MAKKRRWHCHPGQEPTEFDKKIMYWESKGKLVPTPDLIKTPEQIEGIRRAGVINTGVLDAVAAEIHAGMNTLEIDKICRSYCEEHDAIPACLNYEGFPMSVCTSINEVVCHGIPKEEDVLEEGDIINVDFTTIKDGYYADASRMFIIGKTTPEKEQLVRVAKECLEIGMEAAKPWGFVGDIGHAIKKHCKKYGYGIVKDLAGHGVGLKFHEEPEVDHDSYRGTGMLLVPGMVFTIEPMINMGTWRVFIDADDPYGWEVITEDEKPSAQWEHTLLMTEHGVEVLTY from the coding sequence ATGGCAAAAAAACGCAGATGGCACTGTCATCCAGGACAGGAACCTACTGAATTTGATAAGAAAATTATGTATTGGGAGAGTAAGGGCAAGTTGGTTCCTACTCCCGATCTTATTAAGACCCCTGAGCAAATAGAGGGCATTCGTCGTGCAGGTGTGATTAATACCGGCGTTTTGGATGCAGTGGCTGCTGAGATTCATGCTGGTATGAACACTCTCGAGATTGATAAAATATGTCGCAGCTATTGCGAAGAGCATGATGCAATTCCTGCCTGCCTTAACTATGAAGGCTTTCCGATGAGTGTATGTACCAGTATCAACGAGGTAGTATGCCATGGTATTCCCAAAGAGGAGGATGTGCTTGAAGAGGGTGACATTATCAATGTCGATTTTACAACCATCAAGGATGGCTATTATGCAGATGCTTCACGTATGTTTATCATTGGAAAGACAACTCCTGAGAAGGAACAACTAGTGCGTGTCGCTAAAGAGTGTTTAGAGATAGGTATGGAAGCTGCCAAGCCTTGGGGCTTTGTGGGTGACATAGGTCATGCTATCAAGAAACATTGTAAGAAATATGGTTATGGTATCGTGAAAGACTTGGCTGGTCATGGTGTTGGCTTGAAGTTCCATGAAGAACCAGAAGTCGATCATGATAGTTATCGTGGCACTGGTATGCTCTTGGTTCCAGGAATGGTGTTTACCATAGAGCCGATGATAAATATGGGTACATGGCGTGTTTTTATTGATGCTGACGATCCATACGGCTGGGAAGTTATCACGGAAGATGAAAAACCTAGTGCCCAATGGGAACATACGTTGCTTATGACAGAGCATGGTGTGGAAGTGTTAACTTATTAA
- the tsaD gene encoding tRNA (adenosine(37)-N6)-threonylcarbamoyltransferase complex transferase subunit TsaD → MENDIYILGIESSCDDTSAAVLKNGVLLSNVTASQAVHEAYGGVVPELASRAHQQNVVPVVDQAIKRAGITKEMLSAVAFTRGPGLMGSLLVGVSFAKGFARSLGIPMIDVNHLQGHVMAHFIDGGEGDFNPPPLPFLCLLVSGGNSQIVLVRAYNDMEVLGQTIDDAAGEAIDKCSKVMGLGYPGGPIIDRLARQGNPKAYQFSEPQIPGLNYSFSGLKTSFLYNLRKWVENDSEFVEHHKEDLAASLEWTIVDILMKKLRLAVKQTGIKHVAVAGGVSANNGLRNAFKDHARRYGWTIYIPKFSYTTDNAAMIGIVGYKKYLDGDFCKIDAPAFSKVTFK, encoded by the coding sequence ATGGAAAACGATATTTACATATTGGGTATAGAGTCTAGTTGTGACGATACGTCGGCAGCCGTTTTGAAGAATGGCGTTCTATTGTCTAATGTAACAGCCTCACAAGCCGTTCATGAAGCCTATGGCGGCGTTGTTCCAGAATTGGCCTCACGTGCCCACCAGCAGAATGTGGTACCTGTAGTTGACCAAGCCATTAAACGTGCGGGCATTACCAAGGAAATGCTGAGTGCTGTTGCCTTTACACGTGGTCCAGGCTTGATGGGGTCGTTACTTGTTGGCGTCAGTTTTGCAAAAGGTTTTGCTCGTTCGTTGGGCATTCCAATGATAGATGTCAACCACCTGCAAGGCCATGTGATGGCACATTTTATTGATGGTGGCGAGGGTGACTTTAATCCACCGCCCCTCCCATTCTTATGCTTGTTGGTGAGTGGTGGTAATTCACAGATAGTGTTGGTGCGCGCTTATAACGATATGGAGGTACTTGGACAGACCATTGATGATGCTGCGGGTGAAGCTATCGATAAATGCTCAAAAGTTATGGGCTTAGGCTATCCTGGCGGTCCCATTATCGACCGCTTGGCACGTCAAGGTAATCCAAAGGCATATCAGTTCTCTGAGCCTCAGATTCCTGGGCTTAACTATAGTTTTTCGGGGTTGAAGACTTCGTTCCTTTATAACCTACGTAAGTGGGTGGAGAATGATTCGGAATTCGTAGAGCATCATAAGGAAGATTTGGCTGCATCGTTGGAGTGGACTATTGTCGATATCTTGATGAAGAAGCTGCGCTTGGCAGTGAAGCAGACTGGTATCAAACATGTTGCTGTTGCTGGCGGTGTTAGTGCTAACAATGGTCTTCGTAATGCTTTCAAAGACCATGCCCGTCGCTATGGATGGACAATTTATATTCCTAAGTTCAGTTATACCACAGATAATGCTGCGATGATTGGTATTGTGGGATACAAGAAATATCTGGATGGTGATTTCTGTAAGATTGATGCACCAGCATTTTCAAAAGTAACTTTTAAGTAA
- a CDS encoding CinA family protein, which translates to MDLEGKIISREVSQLLWESEKTVGTAESCTGGRIGEALIAVPGASKYFKGGIICYVNEVKENLLGVSHELIEEKTAVCEEVAIEMVKGACKALNTDYAVAATGFAGPGGGTKEIPVGTIWLACGTPEKQITYKLSEDEGRDINLQNATNRAMNLLCEFLKAESANGTSDSEGEC; encoded by the coding sequence ATGGATTTAGAAGGAAAAATCATTAGCAGAGAGGTGAGTCAGCTGCTATGGGAGTCTGAAAAGACCGTAGGTACAGCCGAGAGTTGTACAGGTGGTCGCATTGGTGAGGCGTTGATTGCAGTTCCCGGTGCTTCAAAATATTTTAAGGGAGGCATTATTTGTTATGTTAACGAGGTGAAAGAGAACCTTTTAGGCGTTTCGCACGAGTTGATTGAAGAGAAAACAGCCGTTTGCGAAGAGGTGGCCATTGAAATGGTTAAGGGAGCATGTAAGGCCCTTAATACAGACTATGCTGTTGCTGCCACGGGTTTTGCAGGACCTGGTGGCGGTACGAAAGAAATTCCAGTGGGTACAATTTGGTTGGCCTGCGGCACCCCAGAAAAACAGATAACATACAAGTTGAGCGAGGATGAAGGGCGCGATATCAATCTTCAGAATGCCACCAATCGAGCTATGAATTTGCTTTGCGAGTTCTTGAAGGCTGAAAGTGCAAACGGTACATCAGATAGTGAGGGTGAGTGTTAA
- the rpmB gene encoding 50S ribosomal protein L28: MSKICQITGKKAQIGNNVSHSKHRTKRSFDVNLFSKKFYYVEEGCWIQLKISAAGLRMINKVGLDAALKQAVANGFVDWKDIKVIGD, translated from the coding sequence ATGTCGAAAATTTGTCAAATCACAGGAAAGAAGGCACAGATTGGTAACAATGTGTCTCACTCAAAGCACCGTACCAAGCGTAGCTTTGACGTAAACCTGTTCAGCAAGAAATTCTACTATGTAGAGGAAGGTTGCTGGATTCAGTTGAAGATTAGCGCTGCTGGCCTTCGCATGATTAATAAAGTAGGTCTTGACGCTGCACTGAAGCAGGCTGTTGCCAATGGCTTCGTGGATTGGAAGGACATTAAAGTAATAGGAGACTAA
- the rpmG gene encoding 50S ribosomal protein L33 has product MASKKAKGNRVQVVLECTEMKNSGLPGTSRYITTKNRKNTPERMELMKYNPILKKMTLHKEIK; this is encoded by the coding sequence ATGGCAAGCAAGAAAGCAAAAGGTAATCGCGTCCAGGTAGTTCTGGAATGCACCGAGATGAAAAATAGTGGTCTTCCCGGCACCAGCCGTTACATTACGACCAAGAATCGTAAGAACACGCCTGAGCGCATGGAGTTGATGAAGTATAACCCCATCCTGAAGAAGATGACTCTTCACAAGGAGATTAAGTAA